Proteins encoded within one genomic window of Leptotrichia hongkongensis:
- a CDS encoding autotransporter-associated N-terminal domain-containing protein: MTNNLRKVKQDLCSLAKRTKDFKYTDSALFMFLLTGLVMVRNNLFSTTANKEIKTQKEEIFTSIKNIHQKFKETRKENDKLLKDANLELIQLMEQGDHVVKSPWSSWQYGMNYFNNNWNGTYKGRGDKKEKYPYEGVFQRSDDAFERYTSLLSSKYKELPTSTNPYSASSNARLGLSNKGYGISSTSPRQEPLSTLNVDASIRPKDVSRDPVEAPRVSVPVPQLSAIGVPNLLPPSLNIPTPATPTISLNLPTPNTNPFTDFCFTCGTQNGVHQVDNTKSFNDARHNSSDGNDPDKTPNWTDGGNNKFWTGFNPVTGLLTPNSGINGNIRNFSYSSGGRTNWTPRTAATLYFNKSYDTRARANTAQGLSAANMKKPKPDPVGFEARNIEVYVAGNVSDNAGNNAGKTNGNHDGAIGIHTVWDGTLSNIKGHLYGRANFLSIETWHSGRLQFNNVSVNIERDDSKGIKANENTLFYIYPATYDTIASHNYWAGAPKQRGGFIGKVDAKITSNKNIVYSVLGAQGSFEITSTGKYELEGADNIVYSGLGYSPNFNNLKGSGIVQDLYNTGLTPSLKLDKAPESYGDGNVVMLFNNRISLAGKAFYDSPTNSSNQYISNDGNGPVRKANWEKSGVGIYQGEIRAKAIIGNQLNMANSGTQTAAGNTTTIRNGGIETERTGDANYVENNIGIYARSGQRGKETINGQVAEIKPSQDLGAIDAARGTDFNRDEVHSLQVNDIDISFGKYAKNGIMMVSENGTVLDAAMSTNKHEGSDTTTVPIMTGDIKDYGTANLNGKISYNDASNEAATGTIIAYSDGKWQNSVHGMISNEAKRFEGKPSEINIGRNVVLTGRYKKFADGTESTPVAYVAKNGGEITAHEKTSAKGFGGLLAYAEAGGKVTLKKEADSVSEWAKKDQETKPYLYENIGGYAKGSGSTVTFEDNLKINGMAGFADGTGAVVNLNKNANKVQTGKSGALVALNGGLVNFGGGDIYHETEVTTNSVGTANQGDNAGNHAQSTPFFAGANSKVNFTGATTINMSDGILKAGETSDYTATAGTATKYNGMQNVSVKLTGDNVVLAAYDGNTTNWTGSSAGSSQVMTEMKINPSNFNSNGKKYKIFYINGIFNLNTNLDLDDATNEFNKSLGLSNEKFNIANGMTVSSLTGKGLVMGSNTSATDNTSNMYNNEGTVDIKGGNVASTTALNVSYGTIHNKNLINVDKGIGAYGINGSKLINDQNANINITGEGVGMAAFTSGTSLQDYGTDKNIANGTLGTAKTLEILNKGTLTVNGDTSVGIYGKTDKLAGAHASTNITRANGLISNEGKIIMTGNKAVGIVSNGLGNTVTLNGTGSSDIVIQGTEGIGVYAENSDVNLLTNYGIEVKDKGTGIFIKDGSNVSAGTLELKYSGSNTETGVGLFYDNASGGVKVNNTNVNLVDTVGTTGGVVGLYVKGNGGLLTNNGNVSGDRGYGLITEGTELVNAGIITLNNPVDAATKKPSVGIYTKATDKITNNGTITVGDNSVGIYGHAVDNNGTINTGAGGTGIYSSGGDVNLNSGSINVGTEKAAAVYTNGSGQTVRAHSGSNLSIGDNSFGFINESKTSGTGNKIISDISSISNLGNETVYIYSADARAGAEVINNTNLTSTGSYNYGLYSAGKVTNNADINFGSGFGNVGIYSTHGGEATNAAGKNITVGASFIDDNNPLNNRYAVGMAAGFTPTQSEIAAGKRAYTGNIINNGTINVTGPSSIGMYGTGQGTKVINAAGATINLNASNTTGMYLDNGAYGYNYGTIRSNGTGLEKVVGVVVKNGSTIENHGDIILDAKSAVGILAKGDVAGNNLGIIKNYKTMIIQGEGSIDEKADGNQSSLGKGLMGVSIDVPKGSSVGTITVNGNPVVPTIATSSAEEYKAMQTSTIGMYIDTSSKRFTNPIQGLSALSGLAKADLIIGAEAAENTTSKYIQLDKKILDPYNEMIKKNPQIKDWNIYSGSLTWMATVAQNQTDGTIENAYMAKIPYTFWAGKEPNPVEVTDTYNFLDGLEQRYGVEGLGTREKTLFDKISGIGNNEQVLFFQAIDEMMGHQYGNTQQRINSTGNMLDKEFNYLKKEWRNPSKQNNKIKVFGMRDEYNTDTAGIINYTSNSYGFAYVHEDEAIKLGNSSGWYAGAVTNRFKFKDIGKSSENQTMIKAGVFKKMSPKKDYNGALQWTIGGDVFAGLNEMRRRYLVVDDIFEAKSDYHSYGAAVKTDLGYDIRMSERTHLRPYGALKMEYGRFNNIKEDNGEMRLEVKGNDYFSVKPEVGVEFKYVQPLAVRTNLSVGLTASYENELGKVGEVKNKGRVRYTTADWFNIRGEKDDRRGNGKFDLNIGVDNTRFGVTVNGGYDTKGKNVRGGIGFRAIY, from the coding sequence ATGACAAATAATTTACGAAAAGTTAAGCAGGATTTATGTTCATTAGCAAAAAGAACAAAAGATTTTAAATATACAGATTCTGCACTATTTATGTTTTTGCTAACAGGACTTGTTATGGTAAGAAATAACTTGTTTTCGACAACAGCAAATAAGGAGATTAAAACTCAAAAAGAAGAAATATTTACATCAATTAAAAATATACATCAGAAATTCAAAGAAACAAGAAAAGAAAATGATAAATTGTTAAAAGATGCAAATTTAGAATTAATTCAATTGATGGAGCAAGGAGACCATGTGGTAAAATCTCCATGGAGTTCATGGCAGTATGGAATGAACTATTTTAATAACAATTGGAATGGCACATATAAAGGGCGTGGAGATAAGAAAGAAAAATACCCTTATGAAGGCGTATTCCAGAGAAGTGATGATGCATTTGAAAGATACACTTCACTTTTAAGTTCAAAATATAAAGAGTTACCAACTTCAACAAATCCATATTCTGCATCTTCAAATGCAAGATTGGGATTATCAAACAAAGGATATGGAATTTCAAGTACTTCACCTAGACAGGAGCCATTATCTACATTAAACGTAGACGCTTCAATAAGACCAAAAGATGTGTCTAGAGATCCTGTGGAAGCACCAAGAGTATCTGTACCTGTACCACAATTAAGTGCGATTGGTGTGCCAAACTTATTGCCACCTTCATTGAATATACCAACGCCTGCTACACCGACAATAAGTCTAAACTTACCAACACCAAACACAAATCCATTTACGGATTTCTGTTTTACATGTGGAACGCAAAATGGAGTTCACCAAGTTGATAACACTAAGTCTTTTAATGATGCACGGCATAACAGTTCTGATGGAAATGATCCTGATAAAACGCCTAACTGGACGGATGGAGGTAACAATAAATTCTGGACAGGGTTTAATCCAGTTACAGGTTTATTAACTCCTAATTCTGGAATAAACGGAAATATAAGAAATTTTTCCTATTCAAGTGGAGGAAGAACTAACTGGACACCAAGAACTGCAGCAACACTGTATTTTAATAAGTCTTATGATACAAGAGCAAGAGCTAATACAGCTCAAGGACTATCAGCTGCAAATATGAAAAAACCAAAACCTGATCCAGTAGGATTTGAAGCAAGAAATATTGAAGTGTATGTTGCTGGAAATGTATCAGACAACGCTGGAAATAATGCAGGGAAAACTAATGGCAATCACGATGGAGCAATAGGAATACATACAGTTTGGGATGGAACACTTTCAAATATTAAAGGGCATCTATATGGAAGAGCAAATTTCCTTTCAATAGAGACTTGGCATTCAGGAAGGCTACAATTTAATAATGTATCAGTAAATATTGAAAGAGATGACAGCAAAGGAATAAAAGCAAATGAGAACACTTTATTCTATATCTATCCAGCAACTTATGATACAATAGCTTCTCATAACTACTGGGCAGGAGCACCAAAGCAACGTGGAGGATTTATTGGAAAAGTTGATGCAAAAATTACGTCAAATAAAAACATTGTATACTCTGTACTTGGGGCTCAAGGTTCGTTTGAAATAACTAGTACAGGTAAATACGAGTTAGAAGGAGCAGATAATATTGTTTATTCTGGATTGGGATATTCTCCTAACTTTAATAATTTAAAAGGTAGTGGAATAGTTCAAGATTTATACAACACTGGTTTAACTCCTTCATTAAAACTTGATAAAGCGCCAGAATCTTATGGTGATGGAAATGTTGTAATGTTATTCAATAATAGAATTAGTTTAGCTGGAAAAGCATTTTATGATTCTCCTACTAACAGTTCAAATCAATATATATCAAACGATGGAAATGGACCTGTTAGAAAAGCCAATTGGGAAAAATCAGGAGTTGGAATATATCAAGGGGAAATAAGAGCAAAAGCAATTATTGGTAATCAATTAAATATGGCAAATTCTGGAACTCAAACAGCAGCAGGAAATACAACTACTATAAGAAATGGTGGTATTGAAACAGAAAGAACAGGTGATGCCAACTATGTTGAAAATAATATAGGAATATATGCAAGATCTGGTCAAAGAGGAAAAGAAACAATTAATGGACAGGTAGCTGAAATTAAGCCTTCACAAGATTTAGGAGCTATAGATGCTGCAAGAGGTACTGACTTTAATAGAGATGAAGTTCATTCCTTACAAGTTAATGATATTGATATCAGTTTTGGTAAATATGCTAAAAATGGTATTATGATGGTTTCAGAAAATGGAACTGTTTTAGATGCAGCTATGAGTACTAATAAACATGAGGGTAGCGATACAACAACTGTACCTATAATGACAGGAGATATTAAAGATTACGGAACAGCAAATCTTAATGGAAAAATTTCATATAATGATGCTAGTAACGAGGCTGCAACTGGAACAATAATAGCTTATTCAGATGGAAAATGGCAAAATAGCGTTCACGGAATGATTTCGAATGAAGCTAAAAGATTTGAAGGAAAACCTAGTGAAATTAATATAGGACGTAATGTTGTTCTTACTGGAAGATATAAAAAGTTTGCTGATGGAACAGAGTCTACTCCAGTAGCTTATGTAGCGAAAAACGGCGGAGAAATTACTGCTCATGAAAAAACTTCAGCAAAAGGTTTTGGAGGATTATTAGCTTATGCTGAAGCAGGAGGTAAAGTTACATTAAAGAAAGAAGCTGACTCAGTAAGTGAATGGGCTAAGAAAGACCAGGAAACAAAGCCTTATCTGTATGAAAATATTGGAGGATATGCTAAAGGTTCAGGTTCGACTGTTACTTTTGAAGACAATCTGAAAATTAATGGTATGGCAGGTTTTGCTGATGGAACTGGAGCAGTTGTAAACTTGAATAAAAATGCAAATAAAGTGCAGACAGGTAAAAGTGGAGCGTTAGTAGCTCTTAATGGAGGATTGGTTAATTTTGGCGGTGGAGATATCTACCATGAAACTGAGGTAACAACTAACAGTGTTGGAACAGCTAATCAAGGTGATAATGCAGGAAATCATGCACAATCAACACCATTTTTTGCTGGAGCTAACTCAAAAGTAAACTTCACAGGCGCTACAACAATAAACATGTCAGATGGTATTTTAAAAGCTGGAGAAACTTCTGATTATACTGCAACAGCAGGAACAGCTACTAAATATAACGGTATGCAGAATGTTAGTGTTAAACTTACTGGAGACAATGTAGTTTTAGCTGCATATGATGGAAATACAACAAACTGGACTGGATCATCAGCAGGATCATCACAGGTTATGACTGAAATGAAAATAAATCCTTCCAATTTTAATTCTAACGGGAAAAAGTATAAAATATTCTATATTAATGGAATATTCAATTTAAATACTAACCTAGATTTAGATGATGCAACTAATGAATTTAACAAGAGTCTTGGTTTATCAAATGAAAAATTTAATATAGCAAATGGAATGACAGTAAGCTCTCTTACAGGTAAAGGGCTTGTTATGGGATCAAATACCAGTGCAACTGATAATACAAGCAACATGTATAACAATGAAGGAACTGTTGATATAAAAGGCGGAAATGTAGCGTCAACAACTGCGTTAAATGTAAGTTATGGAACAATTCATAATAAAAATCTGATAAATGTTGACAAAGGTATTGGTGCATATGGAATAAATGGAAGTAAACTGATAAATGATCAGAATGCCAATATAAATATAACTGGCGAAGGTGTAGGAATGGCAGCCTTTACTTCAGGAACTTCTTTACAGGATTATGGAACAGATAAAAATATTGCTAACGGTACATTAGGTACAGCAAAAACATTAGAAATATTAAATAAAGGAACGCTTACTGTAAACGGAGATACTTCTGTAGGAATTTATGGTAAAACTGATAAGTTAGCAGGTGCTCATGCAAGTACAAATATAACTAGAGCAAACGGGCTTATCAGTAACGAAGGAAAAATTATTATGACAGGAAATAAAGCTGTTGGAATTGTATCTAACGGATTAGGTAATACTGTTACATTGAATGGAACAGGAAGTTCTGACATAGTAATTCAAGGTACAGAAGGAATTGGAGTATATGCTGAAAATTCAGATGTTAACTTACTGACAAATTACGGAATAGAAGTTAAAGATAAAGGAACAGGAATATTTATAAAAGATGGAAGTAACGTTAGTGCAGGAACACTTGAACTGAAATATAGCGGATCAAATACTGAAACAGGAGTAGGATTGTTTTATGACAATGCATCTGGAGGAGTTAAGGTAAATAATACAAATGTAAATCTTGTCGATACAGTCGGAACAACAGGAGGCGTTGTAGGACTATATGTAAAAGGAAATGGTGGACTTCTGACAAATAATGGAAATGTATCAGGAGACAGGGGTTATGGATTAATTACAGAAGGAACAGAACTTGTAAATGCGGGTATAATTACATTGAATAACCCTGTTGATGCAGCAACCAAGAAACCAAGTGTAGGAATTTATACAAAAGCAACTGATAAAATAACAAATAACGGAACAATAACAGTGGGAGATAATTCAGTTGGGATATATGGACATGCAGTTGATAATAACGGAACAATAAATACTGGTGCAGGTGGTACAGGTATATATAGTTCAGGTGGAGATGTAAATCTTAATTCTGGAAGTATAAATGTAGGTACTGAAAAAGCTGCGGCAGTCTATACAAACGGAAGTGGTCAAACTGTAAGAGCACATTCTGGAAGCAATTTATCAATAGGAGATAATTCGTTTGGATTTATCAACGAATCAAAAACAAGTGGAACAGGAAATAAAATTATAAGTGATATTTCAAGTATAAGTAATCTTGGTAATGAAACAGTTTACATATATTCAGCAGATGCTAGAGCAGGTGCAGAAGTAATTAATAATACAAACTTAACTTCTACAGGTTCATATAACTATGGATTGTATTCAGCTGGAAAAGTAACAAACAATGCAGATATAAACTTTGGAAGCGGATTTGGAAATGTTGGAATATATAGTACTCATGGAGGAGAAGCAACAAATGCTGCAGGAAAGAATATTACAGTAGGCGCTTCGTTTATAGATGATAACAATCCATTGAATAATAGATATGCAGTTGGAATGGCTGCAGGATTTACTCCAACACAAAGTGAAATTGCTGCAGGTAAAAGAGCTTATACAGGAAATATTATAAATAATGGGACTATTAATGTGACAGGTCCATCTAGTATAGGGATGTATGGAACAGGTCAAGGAACAAAAGTAATTAACGCAGCAGGAGCAACAATAAATCTAAATGCAAGCAATACTACAGGAATGTATTTAGATAACGGAGCATACGGATACAACTACGGAACAATCAGATCAAATGGTACTGGACTTGAAAAAGTAGTTGGAGTGGTTGTTAAGAATGGTTCAACAATTGAAAATCATGGAGACATAATTTTAGATGCAAAATCTGCAGTTGGAATACTTGCTAAAGGAGATGTTGCAGGAAATAACCTTGGAATAATCAAAAACTATAAAACAATGATTATACAAGGTGAAGGTTCTATAGATGAAAAAGCAGATGGAAATCAAAGCAGCCTCGGAAAAGGATTGATGGGAGTATCGATAGATGTACCTAAGGGATCAAGTGTAGGAACAATAACAGTAAACGGAAATCCTGTAGTGCCTACGATTGCTACTTCATCAGCTGAAGAATATAAGGCAATGCAGACTTCTACAATAGGAATGTATATAGATACTTCGAGCAAGAGATTTACTAATCCTATTCAAGGATTAAGCGCATTAAGCGGCTTAGCTAAAGCGGATCTTATTATAGGTGCAGAAGCGGCAGAAAACACTACAAGTAAATATATTCAGCTGGATAAGAAAATACTGGATCCATACAATGAAATGATAAAGAAAAATCCTCAGATAAAAGACTGGAACATATACTCAGGATCATTAACTTGGATGGCAACAGTTGCACAAAATCAAACAGATGGAACAATAGAAAATGCATATATGGCTAAAATTCCTTATACTTTCTGGGCTGGAAAAGAACCTAATCCTGTAGAAGTTACAGATACATATAACTTCTTAGACGGACTTGAACAAAGATACGGTGTAGAAGGACTTGGAACAAGAGAAAAAACTTTATTTGATAAAATAAGCGGTATAGGAAACAATGAACAGGTTCTATTCTTCCAGGCAATAGATGAAATGATGGGACATCAATATGGAAATACTCAGCAAAGAATCAATTCGACAGGAAATATGCTAGACAAGGAATTCAACTATCTGAAAAAAGAGTGGAGAAATCCTTCTAAACAGAATAACAAGATTAAAGTGTTTGGCATGAGAGATGAATATAATACAGATACTGCAGGAATCATTAACTATACAAGTAATTCTTATGGATTCGCATATGTTCATGAAGATGAAGCAATCAAGCTTGGAAACAGTTCAGGATGGTATGCAGGAGCTGTGACTAACAGGTTCAAGTTCAAGGATATTGGAAAATCAAGTGAAAATCAGACAATGATTAAAGCTGGAGTGTTCAAGAAAATGTCACCTAAGAAAGACTATAACGGAGCATTGCAATGGACAATAGGCGGAGATGTATTTGCGGGACTTAATGAAATGAGACGTAGATATCTTGTAGTAGATGACATATTCGAGGCGAAATCTGACTATCATTCTTATGGAGCGGCAGTTAAGACAGATTTAGGATACGATATAAGAATGAGCGAGAGAACACATTTGCGTCCTTACGGAGCATTAAAGATGGAATATGGAAGATTCAACAATATCAAGGAAGATAATGGTGAAATGAGACTGGAAGTAAAAGGCAATGATTATTTCTCAGTGAAACCAGAAGTTGGTGTTGAATTTAAATATGTACAGCCACTAGCGGTAAGAACAAATTTATCAGTAGGATTGACAGCATCTTATGAAAATGAACTAGGAAAAGTTGGAGAAGTTAAGAATAAAGGAAGAGTAAGATATACGACGGCAGACTGGTTTAACATAAGAGGAGAGAAGGATGACAGACGAGGAAATGGTAAATTTGACTTAAACATAGGAGTAGACAATACAAGATTTGGAGTAACAGTAAATGGAGGATATGACACTAAAGGCAAGAATGTAAGAGGTGGAATAGGATTTAGAGCTATTTACTAG
- the mscL gene encoding large-conductance mechanosensitive channel protein MscL: protein MFKEFKEFISKGNVMDLAVGVIIGAAFGKIVTSLVDDIIMPIIGIILGKIDFSNLKIVITPATGTTPEAAVKYGLFIQNIVNFLIMAFVIFLMVKFVNKLRKPAAKTVEEVIEAVPTKEETLLAEIRDILKNK from the coding sequence ATGTTTAAAGAATTCAAGGAATTTATCTCAAAGGGGAATGTAATGGATTTAGCAGTTGGAGTTATTATTGGTGCTGCTTTTGGAAAAATAGTAACTTCATTGGTTGACGATATAATTATGCCTATTATTGGAATTATTTTAGGAAAAATTGATTTTTCAAATTTAAAAATAGTTATTACTCCTGCTACTGGAACAACTCCAGAAGCTGCAGTAAAATATGGATTATTTATTCAGAATATAGTTAATTTTCTAATTATGGCATTTGTTATTTTCTTAATGGTAAAATTTGTAAATAAATTAAGAAAACCTGCCGCCAAAACTGTAGAAGAAGTTATTGAAGCTGTTCCAACAAAAGAAGAAACATTATTGGCTGAAATTAGAGATATTTTAAAAAATAAATAA
- a CDS encoding XRE family transcriptional regulator, with the protein MNIGKRLKDLRKENSLSMDSLVEKLNREYNLNITKSMISRWENNLSEPSSKFITAYAKFFNIDLNYLAGITDIKNPAPESLTPIEILEIPMYGKASAGTGYINLSEEIGSYPVPQNIYRKGIFAIKVSGESMTGLDKSIPDGAIAIVDPELCSNPISLNGKICVFEYNDETYIKQLIIDKQGIIRLRSFNPGYDDIIVLNTELLYCKGRVIRTFVENQW; encoded by the coding sequence ATGAATATTGGTAAACGATTAAAGGATTTGCGAAAAGAAAATTCTCTATCAATGGATTCCCTTGTTGAGAAATTAAATAGGGAATATAATCTTAATATAACTAAAAGTATGATTTCACGTTGGGAAAACAATTTATCTGAGCCAAGCAGCAAGTTTATTACAGCTTATGCAAAATTTTTTAATATTGACTTAAATTATTTAGCTGGAATTACAGATATAAAAAATCCAGCTCCAGAGTCTTTAACTCCTATTGAAATATTGGAGATTCCAATGTATGGAAAAGCAAGTGCTGGTACAGGATATATTAACCTTTCAGAAGAGATAGGCAGTTATCCGGTACCGCAAAACATTTATAGAAAAGGAATTTTTGCAATTAAAGTTTCTGGTGAAAGTATGACTGGTCTTGATAAAAGTATTCCTGATGGCGCTATTGCAATTGTTGATCCTGAACTTTGCAGTAATCCAATAAGTTTAAATGGTAAAATTTGTGTTTTTGAATATAATGATGAGACATATATAAAACAGTTAATAATAGACAAGCAGGGAATTATCAGATTACGTTCATTTAATCCTGGTTATGATGATATTATTGTTTTGAATACAGAATTATTATATTGTAAAGGCAGAGTAATCAGAACTTTTGTAGAAAATCAATGGTAA
- a CDS encoding PH domain-containing protein, producing the protein MKSLKDIKEMLSKSGSLILGTKKEVKELTNIINNDEIITYATSGVYDGHTWLVVSTNKRIIFLDKGMLFGVNQIEIPLSKVNAVKYKKGLFIGEIEIWDGASMFRVKSVLKKTLIPFINAVNNSIEEMKKTQNSPKLSVADEIMKFKRLLDEGAITQEEFDKKKKELL; encoded by the coding sequence ATGAAAAGCTTGAAGGATATAAAGGAAATGCTTTCAAAATCAGGGTCATTAATTTTAGGAACAAAAAAAGAAGTTAAAGAGCTGACAAATATTATTAATAATGATGAGATTATTACTTATGCGACTTCAGGAGTGTATGATGGGCATACATGGCTTGTTGTTTCAACTAATAAGAGAATTATTTTTTTGGATAAAGGAATGCTTTTTGGAGTTAATCAAATTGAGATTCCTCTTAGCAAGGTAAATGCTGTGAAATATAAAAAAGGTTTATTTATAGGCGAGATAGAAATATGGGATGGAGCTTCTATGTTTAGAGTAAAAAGTGTATTGAAAAAAACACTTATTCCATTTATAAACGCTGTAAATAATTCAATAGAAGAGATGAAAAAAACACAAAATTCTCCAAAATTATCTGTAGCTGATGAAATTATGAAATTTAAAAGATTACTTGATGAGGGAGCAATAACACAAGAAGAATTTGATAAGAAAAAGAAAGAACTCTTGTAA
- the galU gene encoding UTP--glucose-1-phosphate uridylyltransferase GalU, producing MSIKKVRKAVIPAAGLGTRVLPATKAQPKEMLVIVDKPALQYLVEELVSAGIEEILIITGRNKGSIENHFDYSYELEKTLEEKGKKDLLKIVNNISEMSNIYYVRQKRPLGLGHAISCAEAFVGDEPFVVLLGDDIIYTDSEKGQKPVTKQLVDKYNELQGGTILGVQEVPHENVSKYGIIKPLKQIDEKTVVVEDFIEKPSVIEAPSNLAALGRYVLEPEIFSYLKETKPGKGGEIQLTDAILAMKNNGEKLYAYNFDGLRYDTGDKFGMFVANVEFGLRHEELKDKVKDYLKDLVEKL from the coding sequence ATGAGTATAAAAAAGGTAAGAAAAGCTGTTATACCTGCAGCAGGACTTGGAACTAGAGTTTTACCAGCAACCAAAGCACAGCCTAAAGAAATGCTTGTAATAGTTGACAAACCTGCATTACAGTATCTTGTAGAAGAACTTGTATCTGCTGGGATTGAAGAAATTCTTATTATTACTGGAAGAAATAAGGGATCAATAGAAAATCATTTTGATTATTCTTATGAACTGGAAAAAACATTAGAAGAAAAAGGGAAAAAAGATTTATTGAAAATAGTAAACAATATTTCTGAAATGTCAAATATTTATTATGTTCGTCAGAAAAGACCATTAGGTTTAGGACACGCAATAAGCTGTGCAGAAGCATTTGTGGGAGATGAGCCATTTGTTGTACTTTTAGGAGATGATATTATTTATACAGATAGTGAAAAGGGGCAGAAACCCGTTACAAAACAGCTTGTAGATAAGTATAATGAATTACAAGGCGGTACAATTTTAGGAGTACAGGAAGTTCCACATGAAAATGTCTCAAAATATGGGATAATAAAGCCATTAAAGCAAATTGATGAAAAAACAGTGGTAGTAGAAGACTTTATTGAAAAGCCGTCAGTTATTGAAGCTCCGAGTAATCTTGCTGCATTAGGACGATATGTTCTGGAACCTGAAATTTTCTCATATTTAAAAGAGACAAAACCTGGAAAAGGTGGAGAAATTCAGTTGACAGATGCAATTTTGGCAATGAAAAATAATGGAGAAAAATTGTATGCGTATAATTTTGATGGATTAAGATACGATACTGGAGATAAATTTGGAATGTTTGTTGCAAATGTCGAATTTGGATTAAGACACGAGGAATTGAAGGATAAAGTAAAAGATTACTTGAAAGATTTAGTAGAAAAACTATAA
- the folB gene encoding dihydroneopterin aldolase: MYKIKINNMKFHSYIGVYEEEKKMGQNIEIDLIISLSKEIIKNDDINSTLSYGDCYRKIEKIVKASRVDLLETLALDIIKEMKKMNEKIEYVQVNIRKLAVPINGIFDSVEIQIKD, translated from the coding sequence TTGTATAAAATAAAGATTAATAACATGAAATTTCATTCATATATAGGTGTTTATGAAGAAGAAAAAAAAATGGGACAAAATATTGAAATTGATTTAATAATTTCACTTTCAAAGGAAATCATTAAGAATGATGACATAAATAGTACATTGAGTTATGGAGATTGTTATAGAAAAATAGAGAAAATTGTTAAAGCAAGCAGAGTAGATTTGCTGGAAACATTGGCTTTGGATATTATAAAAGAGATGAAAAAAATGAATGAAAAAATTGAATATGTGCAAGTAAATATACGAAAATTAGCAGTTCCGATTAATGGAATTTTTGACAGTGTCGAAATTCAGATAAAAGATTAG
- the folK gene encoding 2-amino-4-hydroxy-6-hydroxymethyldihydropteridine diphosphokinase, protein MARNKVYLSLGSNIGKREEYIQKAIKAIEKTEGIEVLKKSGLYETTPVGYIEQDLFLNAVIKIETDFSAREILKIINKIEAELDRKREIRWGPRTIDIDILIFSDKKINEPDLIVPHKEMLNRLFVLVPLIEIYDGEYFDKEEIVQKINELVKAGDQKIQKI, encoded by the coding sequence ATGGCTAGAAACAAAGTTTATTTAAGTTTGGGCAGTAATATTGGAAAAAGAGAAGAATATATTCAAAAAGCTATTAAAGCAATTGAAAAAACTGAAGGAATTGAAGTATTGAAAAAATCAGGATTATACGAAACAACTCCTGTTGGATATATAGAGCAAGATTTGTTTTTAAATGCAGTAATTAAGATTGAAACTGATTTTTCAGCAAGAGAAATATTAAAAATTATAAATAAAATTGAAGCTGAACTAGATAGAAAAAGGGAAATTAGATGGGGACCAAGAACTATTGATATTGATATTTTGATTTTTTCAGACAAAAAAATTAATGAACCTGATTTGATTGTTCCACATAAGGAAATGCTGAATAGATTATTTGTACTAGTTCCATTAATTGAAATTTACGATGGAGAGTATTTTGACAAAGAAGAAATTGTACAAAAAATAAACGAGTTAGTTAAAGCAGGGGATCAAAAAATTCAAAAAATTTGA